DNA sequence from the Acidobacteriota bacterium genome:
TGCTCGCGGCACACATCCTTCACCGACTTGTCCGACTCCACCTCCTGGAGCACCCGGATGATCTTCTCCTCGCTGTAGCGACTCTTGCGCATATTGCCCTCCTCCTTTCAGCCCAGATTGCTCAAAGTCTACTGGGCCGAATTACGGGGAGCACGTCACGAGTGCCTCAGATCACTTCGCAAATCTGGTGCTGTTTTGACGCGACGACTATCGAAACTTCTCCAATAGTACTTGTGAGTACGTAGAGGATTCCGAGGCTCTTGCTGTCGTAAGGTGACGCCACCCAAACCTCTTTGCATAGTCTAGGAAGCTGCGAATCGTGTACCGGGTTGAGCTTGCCAGGATGACTTCTTTCGAGTCTCTTCCATTGTCGACATTTGTGAAGAAGACTGCCGTTCGAGAATGAGGAACTTCGCTGAGAGGATTCTCATGATGTTCTCCAATCAGCTTGACTTCTACAGCGCAATCATTGTTCTTGTCTGTTTCCTCAAGTCGTCCTAGGAGTGGCGTCAGAAGGAGGGAGTCTAGTTCCTTGCTTTTGTACTGGGACACCATGCGATCTGCTAGTTCTTCATCTGTTTCCTCGGAAAAGGTGTCGATGCCGACAATAAGTAGGTCTCCAGTTCTTGAGGGGCCATTAATGGAGCGAAAGAAGTCGCGCTCATTCGGCACGTTACCCATCGAACCACCCACCAGTACCCAAATTACTGACTCCCAGCTCTCGGCTCGAGGCATTTGCTCATCTAGCTTTAGGAAATCGTATATTTTGTACTGAGGTATTAGGCGATCTTCAAGGCTCATTTTGGAAATACGGCGTTGCAAGACTCGTGCTGAGTCTTTGAGCATGTATAAGCTTATGTCAGTAATGTAGAGGTCGAGTCGATCCGTCGCTCGAAGTAGACTTTTGGCAATGATCCAGTCCTTTTCAGGTGATCCTCCACCGCCCAGGACAATAGCGACGTTGTGTCTCCCATCGCTAATCCTCTCAAGCCAAATGTCAGACTCGCTCACCATTTCGAGGGACACCAGGCAGTCTAGATACAATCGGTAGTTCTCGGAGTCGACTAGCTTCTTCCAGGCCATGGCAGCCTCAGGGACGGTGTAGAATTGGAAATGCTGTATCTGTCCCTTGGGTATTCCTGTATGTGGTCCTTCGAAGGTAACGTTCTCGCTGAGATTGAATGTGTATTCTGGAAAGAGCTGAGCGTTATAGAGACCTTTCCCTTCGAAGTCCTCTATGAATCGTTTTCTGAGTATTCTCCGCGTCTGATTGTCAAGTTCAGATCTTGGGTCATCAATGAGTTGTCCTACAGCGATTCCGACGTCAGCCTCAGAGGGTGGAAAGTAAGATATGAACTGAGAAATTGAGCAGGTCCAGAGCTGTGGTGCGCGAACGTTCAAGCAGTGATTCTTAATAATCCAGTCCCAAAAGTCTTGGGATCTCCTCGATGTCGGTCGACTATCTCCCCACCGGCGGAAGGTGTCGTAGAATTGGTTGGTGACATCTTTCTTCTCATGCTTCTCGACCCAGTTGTCTACTACGCTGGCAACAAGTCCGGTGTCAGTGACTTCATTGTAGATTCCTCGCAAGAATGACCTTTTTGCCGGCCAGTCACGAATACCCTCTCTAATCCTATTGTTGGACGATCGTTTCATACGGCAATCCTTGATCTCGATGAGGCAGCTATACTTCGCGTCGGCGCTTAGCTGGTGAATTCGAGGGCGAAAATAGGTAGTTGGTCAGGAGGCCTACAGAGAAGCCGATGGCTGCCTCATTCAGATTTTCCGAGAGTCCGCTGATCTTCCAGAGAATGGCTGAGCTGAGGCCTAGGGCAATAGATAGTGAAACAGAGGAAGTCGAGTGTGGCCATCGGAGCACTTTAATTGCGACAACTGGTGCTAGTCCCGCAGCCATCAGAGAAACCGACGAGATCGCGATCTCAAAGACCGAGGCGTTGGATCCAAGTTGGCTGGAGAGAAAGACTGTCACTATGCCGAAGCCCATTGTTAGAGCCGAGAAGGGTACTTTGAGGCTGAGCCTTGGTCCAAGAAGTCCCCTCGCGGCTTGAGCCATTGCTACCAGCAGGCTGTTGGCGGTACTGGCAATGGCACCGAAGATGTCTCCAATGATAATTCCTGCTAAGAGCGGGGGTAGAGCAGAGACCAAGAAGATAGTCAGTCCTTTCTCCGGGTCGGGAATATCGGGCGAGACACCTCTTAGGATGACACCAAAGATCGTCATGGTGGCCCAAGTGCTTTGCACGTAGAGGATGTAGATCCATCGTGCAGCTCTGGTTTCTGCCGGGCTCTGTCCGGCTAGGTACCTGCTTGTGACTTGGGGTTGTCCGAGTCCGAAACCTAGGGAGGCCGCAGCGTAGCCAACAACCACGCCTATGGCTGTTGTGAGGCTCCCTGTTCCGAGGATACTCAGAAATCCGCTTCCGGCAGACGTAATGTTGAGTGAAAAGATGTCTGGTTTGCTAAAGGCAGCCCAGGAAACCGTAACCAGTGCGATGGCTGTACCAGCCAGTCGTGTGATTGCCTGGAATGAGTCTGCATACACAGACCCACGGAATCGCCCAATCGTGGTGTAGGCGATGATAAGAGCCGCGAAGACAAGCAGGGATATGGTATTAGAAGCGCCGAATGCTCCTTCGAGGAATTTTTGGCCAGCGACCCATTGTGCCAGAGTGTAACCTCCTAAACAGAGTAGGACCAACAATGTTGTCACAACTACTAGCGGGTGCAGGCGAGAGATTCCTAGTTGGTGGGAGATTAGATCTGAGAGTGTACTGGCTTTCGCTGCTCTGCCGAAATCATTGATTCTATGAGGGAAAGAGTGCCAGAAAAGTAGGTCGCCGACGAACCAACCCAGAGGTAGGAGTAGCCAGTAGACGCCTTGAGAGTAGCCTAGGCCTACTGCTCCTGTGACAACGAATCCGCTGTTCGCTGTTGCACCTGCACTCAGTCCGATCAACCAGCGGTTTAGGCCTTGCTCAGACAGATTGCGCTCGGCACTTTCATTGGAGTGCTTCCTTCCTAGGTATGCGGCAAGGAAGCTGCCTATGACTACTACGCAGAACCCTAGTACCGACGCGTTGTCCAACTCGGAGTTCATGACCCGTCTCCCGTTTGAAGTATACGAAATACGCTTTTACTACTGTAAACCGTCGCAGCGTTGCGGTGTTTGCGTCAAGGGAGACGATCGGCTTCGGCCGGAAAGTACGTGAAAGTCCGTGTCGGGTTTGGGAACGGACCTTCCGTTTCGAGTCACCTCTCTCCATCGCCTGGATGGTGCAGCGCATTCTAGGGTTGGCGCAGTGACCGCCTGATGGGGAAGCTTTTGGTGAGAAACGGGGGTAAGAGATGCAGATTAGCGAATCGTTCTTTTGGGGGTTTGGTGGAAGTGTCGCCGTTGAGATGGTTCGATACTCATGGTATGCAGGGCGAGGCGAGGTGCCTCGTCGCTATCGGAGTGCGTCATTCTGGGTTACGCGAATGGTTTTGGCACTCATTGCCGGCGCGATGGTATACGCATACGGTATTGAGAGCCGTATGCTCGCGATCAATATTGGTGCTTTGGCGCCAATGATTGTCTATGCCGTTCATCTAGTCGACGGCGCGGAAACATTGAGAATGCGGAGCCATTCAGTCGAGTCCATGCAGCAGGACTCATTGCACTTCCCAGCGCTGGGTTTGGTTTGGAGGTGTAGTTGCGGATCTTCTCTACTAGTACTCGTTCGAGATCAGAATCTAGAGCAAGATGAGTGCCTCCGCTCGGAGAATTTTCAAGCTCGAAGCTTCGCCGAAGCCGAGCCGAGAGGTCACCGCCGTGCTCAATCTAGGCATTTCGATGGCGGAGCTGGATTTGATACTCGCTGCCTAGTGGTCTTCTAGGCTAGGGAGGGCGGTGAGGTTGCGGGCAGGAGCTGGCGCTAGAGATGCAGGGCTGACATCTGGCCGAGATGGCTCAATGGAGGTGGCTGTAGATGGGGTTGAAGGCTCAGAAGTTGGGAGCAAGGACAGTGCTGTCGGCTCCCACGAGCCTAGGGGAACAGGCGCAGCCAGGGGGCTGCTGATGCCCAATCTGCCGCTGTCCTTCGAATTCGGCACCATGCCCGTTCCTCGGCTGCGCCGGCGGGCGATTCCGCAGGCGGCGGCGAGCTCGCGTTCGCGTTTGTGATCTATTACGACATGTCGCCTTGCCGATATGTCGTCCTCGCTAAACTTTTCCGAGAGACGGACGTACTACGGCTGCGGTAGAAGCACGGGGCTGTCCCGTGACCACCCTGTCCAGCGACAAGGAGAATGACCATGAAAACCAATTGGAGAATCGTGGGTTTCGCAGCGACCGTCTTCTGTCTGCTACTGCTCTTCTCGGCGGCTCCGAGTCTCGCCCAGTGTGGTCCCGGGGGCGCCGGATGCGAAGGATGCGCTGGTACCTGCACCGGGCTCGCTTGCGCGGTTCCCTACCAGTCCCCTCCGAGTCCGGGCGCATGCACTCCGGCGCAGCAAGCGGCGGGGGGATGGGAAATCTCCACCGTCAGCAACTGTGCGGGGAGCCTCGCGGGCGTGTGCAAATGCTATCTGCCTTCGTTCTACCAGATCACTCAGTCGAATTGCGTCCGGGTTTACTACTCGTCGCTACCCTGGGAAGAACCGACGGCGATCGCCACTTCGGCCACGTGCGCGACGTCCGAGGCCCCAATGTCGTCGGCGACGCCTGCCAAGCTCACCGAAGCGCCCGACGAGAACCAGGCAGAGGCCCTCTGAGGGACGCCGATCAGGGCAGGTCGGTTCTGCTCGAGGTGCTCGTTCTCGGCGAATCAGCGCCCGAGGGCTAGGCCCCCGCAATCACCCGCAAGATCTGCCCGCACATCCACGCCGCGTAGGTGCCCAGGGCGTAGCCGAAGACGGCCAGCAGCACGCCCACCGTCGCGAGGGCCGGGTGGAACGCCGAGGCCACCACCGGCGCCGAGGCGGCGCCGCCGACGTTGGCTTGGCTGCCGACGGCTAGGAAGAACACCGGTGCCTTGATGATCTTCGCCACCACGATCATCAGGGTGGCGTGGATCAGCATCCACAGGCCGCCGACGGCGAAGAGCTGTGGGTACTCGAGGATCGCCTTGAGGTCCATCTTCATGCCGATGGAAGCGATCAGGAAGTAGAGAAACACGGTGCCGATGCGCGAGGCGCCGGCGCCTTCGAGGTTTTTGAGCTTGGTGTTCGAGAGGATCAGCCCGGCGGTGGTGGCGAACACTACCAGCCAGAAGAAAGTGCTGGTCAAGCTGAAGCGGGCGAGGATCGGCGCGACTTCGCCGAGCCACGGGGCGATGCGTTCCGCCAGGAAGTGCGAGGCGCCAGTCACTCCGACGCCGACGGCGACGATCATCATCGTCTCGGTGGTGGTGGGAATGCGGGCGTGCTTTTTCTGGAAGGCCGAGACGCGCTCTTTCAAATCCTCGATCGCCGAGGCGTCGGCGCCGGTCTTGGCGTCGATTTCCTTCGAGCGGCCGGCGGCGATCAGCAGACAGGCCATCCAGATGTTGGCGACGATCACGTCCACCGCCACCCACACCGAAAAGATGCGGTCGCCTACGCCGAAGACCTCTTTCATCGCCGCCTGATTGGCGCCGCCACCGATCCAGCTACCGGCGACGGTGGTCATGCCGCGCCACACGGCGTCCGGGCCGTCCACTCCGAGGAGGTCCGGCGAGATCCAGGAGAAGAGCAGCAGCGCCAGCGGACCGCCGACTACGATACCGACGGTGCCGGTGAAGAACATGATCAGCGCTTTCGGTCCCAGGCGGATGATGCCGGGAATGTCGATGGACAAGGTCAGCAGCACCAGGCTCGCCGGCAGCAGGTAGCGCGAGGCGACGAAGTAGAGGTTCGAGGTCTCGCCGGAGATGATGCCCAGGGTGCTCAGCACCGACGGCAGAAAGTAGCAGGCGAGGACCGACGGGAAGAAGACGTAGAATTTCTTCCAGAACGGACTGTCGCTCGAAGAGGTCTTGAAGACGAAGGCCAGAATGACGCTCAGAATGCCGAGCACCACGGCGTCATTGGTGATCAAAGGGGTCGATTCCATCGCTACCTCCCGATAGTCCACAGCGGGGTCACCGCAGCGGAGTGGCTGATTCGAGTCGCCTGACTTCATCACGCCTCGCCGCCGGAGACAAATCCAGGCCGCGCCGGGGTCCGCAAAGGCTTCCCCTGCGGGCCTCGGCCCGGTCTCCGCAACCTGGTACCATCACCGCATCATCGAGTCGTCGGACTCACTTCGAATCAACTCTCCAAAGTAGGTTTTTCATGAATACTCCTCCTGATTTGTCATCTATGAACCCGTCCCATCTCAAACCTTCCGATCGGCGGCCACAGCGCATTGCGATCATTCCCGGCGACGGCATCGGCAAGGACGTCACGGCCGAGGCCGTCAAGGTGCTCGATGCGGTGAAAGGGCGCTGGGATCTGCCGCTCGAGCTGGTCCACCTGCCGTGGGATGCGGACCGCTATCTGGACACCGGCGAAACCCTGCCGGAAGGCGCTCTCGAAGACTTCCGGGACCACTACTCGGCCATCTTCATCGGCGCCTACGGCGACCCCCGGGTGCCGGACATGAAGCACGCGGCGGACATCCTGCTGGGCATCCGCTTCGGCCTGGATCTGTTCATCAACCTGCGGCCGATCAAGCTGTTCGACGAGCGCCTCTGCCCGCTCAAAGCCAAGGGTGTGGCGGACATCGACATGGTGGTCTTCCGGGAGAATACGGAGGGGGCCTACGTCAACGTCGGCGGCAACTTCAAGCGCGGTACCGCCGACGAAGTGGCGCTGCAAGAAGAGGTGCACACCCGCAAGGGCGTTGAGCGCATCATCCGGGCGGCCTTCGACTACGCCGTTGCGCACGGCCGGCGGGAGGTCTGCATGGCGGACAAATCGAACGTCATGCGCTACGGCCACGACCTCTGGCAGCGCGCCTTCGCCGAAGTGGCGGAGGAGTACCCCTCGATCGAGACCAGCCACTACTTCGTTGACGCCTTGACCATGCAGATGATCCGCAAGCCGGAGTCCTTCGACGTGATCGTCACCAACAACATGTTCGGGGACATCATCACCGACCTTGGAGCGGCCCTCCAGGGCGGCCTGGGTGTCGCCGCTTCGGCCAACCTCCACCCGGGCCAGACCTCGATGTTCGAACCGGTCCACGGATCCGCGCCCAAATACGCCGGCACCGACCGCGCCAACCCCTTCGGCGCCGTCCTCTCGGCGGCCCTGATGCTCGACTCGATCGGTCACGGCGAGGCCGCCCAGGCGATGGAGAACGCTGTCAAAGAGATGATCGCCAGCGGCCGCACCACGGCGGACCTCGGCGGGTCGATGGGGACGAAAGCGGTGGGGGATGCGCTGGCCGAGGCGCTGGCGGTGGGGGAGGCGGTTCTGGGCTGAGGAGAACGGGTAGCTGGAATCGCAACGAAAAAGGCCGTCGGGTAGCTACCCGACGGCCTTTGAACGTTTGGTGGATTCCTTGCGACCTCAGTCGAGGTCGAAGCGATCCAGGTTCATCACCTTGCCCCAGGCCGCCACGAACTCTTGGACGAAGATCTCCTTCGCGTCGTCCGAGGCGTAGACCTCGGCCAGGGCGCGAAGCTGGGAGTTTGAGCCGAAGACGAGATCGACCCGCGTGCCGGTCCATCGGACGGCGCCGGTGTGGCGATCGCGGCCTTCGAACACGCCCTCGTCGGTCGCGGACGGCGCCCACTGGGTGTTCATGTCCAGCAGGTGGATGAAGAAGTCGTTGGTCAGCGTCTCGGGCCGGTCGGTGAAGACCCCGTGGCCGTCCGGCTCGGTATTGGCATTCAAAACTCGCATGCCGCCGACCAGCACCGTCATCTCCGGAGCGCTCAAGGTCAGCATCTGGGCTCGGTCGACCAGCAGTTCCTCGGCCGGCCGAGTATTGCCGTTGCCGAGGTAGTTGCGGAAGCCGTCCGCCGTCGGTTCGAGGTAGGAGAAGGATTCGGCGTCGGTCTCTTCCGCTGAGGCGTCGGTACGACCCGGTGAGAAAGGCACCGCTACATCGTGTCCGGCATTCTTCGCCGCCTGCTCGACGGCGGCACAGCCGCCCAGCACAATCAGGTCGGCGAGGGAGACTCGCGTGCCGCCGGTCTGCGAGTTGTTGAATTCGCTTTGTATTTTTGCCAGGGCGGACAAGGCATCCAGCAGTTCTTTCGGGTCGTTGACCTCCCAATCCTTCTGCGGGGCCAAGCGGATGCGGCCGCCGTTGGCGCCGCCGCGCAGGTCGGTACCGCGGAAGGTGGCCGCCGACGCCCAGGCGGTCAACACCAGACGCGAGATGGAGAGACCCGAGTCGAGGATCTTCGCCTTCAGGGTGGCGATGTCGTGGTCGTCGATCGACTCATGGTCCACCGCGGGGATGGGGTCCTGCCAGAGCTGCTGTTCCTGCGGCACCCAGGGGCCGAGGTAGCGGGAAACGGGACCCATGTCGCGGTGGGTCAGCTTGAACCAGGCCTTGGCGTAGGCGTCGGCGAATTCGTCCGGATTCTCGTGGAAACGGCGCGAGATCGGCTCGTAGATCGGGTCGAAGCGCAGGGCGAGGTCGGTCGTGAGCATCATCGGCGCGTGGGTCTTCGACGGATCGTGGGCGTCCGGCACGGTGCCCTGGGCCTCCGGATTCTTCGGCGTCCACTGGTGGGCGCCGGAGGGGCTCTTGGTCAACTCCCACTCAAAGTTAAACAGGTTGTCGAAGAAGCCGTGGTCCCACTTCGCCGGCTGGCTGGTCCAGGCGCCCTCCAGGCCGCTGGTGATGGTGTCGGCGCCCTTGCCGGTGCCGTGGCTGTTCTTCCAGCCAAGGCCCTGCTCCGCTAGATCCGCGCCTTCCGGTTCGCGGCCGACGTGAGCGTCCGCATCGGCGGCGCCGTGCACCTTGCCGAAAGTGTGACCGCCGGCGATCAGGGCAACCGTCTCCTCGTCGTTCATCGCCATACGGCCAAAGGTCTCCCGGATGTCCCGGGCGGCGGCCACCGGGTCCGGCTTGCCGTTCGGTCCCTCGGGGTTGACGTAAATCAGGCCCATCTGCACCGCGCCGAGGGGCTTCTGCAGGTCGCGGTCGCCACTGTAGCGCTGGTCTCCGAGCCACTCCGTTTCGGGTCCCCAGTCGATGTCCTCTTCCGGTCCCCAGACGTCTTCGCGACCGCCGGCGAAGCCAAACATCTTCAAGCCCATCGACTCATGGGCGCAGTTGCCGGTGAGGATCATCAGGTCGGCCCAGGAGAGCTTGCGGCCGTACTTCTGTTTGATCGGCCACAGCAGGCGACGGGCCTTGTCGAGGTTGGCGTTGTCCGGCCAGCTATTGAGGGGTGCGAAGCGAAGGGTGCCGGAGCCCGCGCCGCCGCGGCCGTCGCCGAGGCGGTAGGTGCCGGCAGCGTGCCAGGCCATCCGGATGAAGAGCGGCCCGTAGTGACCGTAGTCCGCCGGCCACCAGTCCTGCGAATCGGTCATCACCGCCATAACGTCCGCTTTGACGGCGTCCAGGTCGAGGGTCTTGAACTCCGCGGCGTAGTCGAAATCGTCGCTCGTCGGACAGCACTGAGGCGGGTTCTGATGCAGCACGTTCAGATTCAACAGCTTCGGCCACCAGCGCTGGTTGGCGGCGGTGCCGCGCGCCTGCGCACCGTGTGTCACGGGACACTTCATCTCGGACTCGTTGCCTTCAAATACATCAGGATCGGTCATGTCACTCCTCGTCTGGGATCGGTGGAAACGGTGAAAGATCGCGGTGCGGGCTCGCTTGGCTCAGGTGCTTGTAGACGCCTCTCGGCAAGCTGGACAGTAGCCCCAGAAGATGATCTCGGCCTCATCGATCTCGAAGCCGTGGTCGTCCTTCGCGACGAGACAAGGCGCCGATCCCACGGCACAGTCGATATCGAAGGTCTTGCGGCAACCTCGGCAGATCAAGTGGTGGTGGTTGTCGTCCACCCGGTCCTCATAGCGAGCCGCGGATCCCGCCGGCTGAATCCGGCGGATCAGATTCTTTTCGACCAGCACGTTGAGGGTGTCGTACACCGACTGGCGGGAAATCGCACCGATGACCTCTCGCACGTCGCAGATCAGCTCATCAACGGTTGCGTGGGGGTGCGACGAAACGGCTCGCAGGACGGCGATCCGCTGCGCGGTGACCTGCAGGCCGTTGGCGCGGAGAAGGTGGTCGGAAGGGTTTGTCATACCCCTCATGAGATCATGAACTCTGTACTGAGTCAAAAATTTGTAGATGACCAGACAGGCCGTGAGCTGATTCGAGCTTCCCGAGTGATCCTAGCCGGGCGGCGGTTATGCTCGGCGGACCACGACGAGCGACGACAAGATCGACCGTTCCGCCGCCTACTGGGACTCCCACAACCTGCGGCCGGAGGAGGACATCCGCTATTGGCTGGCGGTGATGGCGGTCCGCCGGGAGGTCAATCGCCAGCTCACCGGCGATCCCGACCAACTGTTTATCGCTCGATTCCTTGAACGACTCTCCGCTCCCGCGGAGAGAGCGCTGTCGGTGGGCTGTGGCACCGGCGAGCTGGAGCGCGGCGTGGCGAATCTCGGAGCGGCTCGGCAGGTGGAGGGCGTCGACGTTAGCGCGGCCTCCTTGGCGGAGGCTCGCCGCCAGGCCGAGGTAGAGGGGTTGGCCGATCGAGTGACCTACCACCAGGCCAGCGCCGGCGACTGGCTCGGTCGGTGCGCGCCTGGCTCCTACGGCCTGATCTTCTTTCACGGCAGCCTGCACCACATCGAGGACCTGGAAGTCGTGCTCGCTGGTGCGGCGCGGGCGCTTGCCGGAGCGTCGCCGGGCCTGCTCTATGTGGATGAGTACGTGGGACCGTCGAGAGATGAGTGGCGAGACGAGCACTTGGCGGCTGCGCGCCGCCTCTTCGAGAGGATCCCAAAACGCTTGCGCCGGACCCCGGCGGTCTGGCCGCCGATCGCGATGGAAGATCCCACCGAGATGGTTCGCTCCTCGGAAATCCCCGAACTGCTCCGTGAGCGGTTCGAAGTCCTCGAAGAACACCCTTACGGCGGGCCGGCGCTGCTGCCGCTGGTTTCGGCGATTCGTGGCAGCGCCCTCGAGCATCCTGAAGTCGCTCCGGTACTACGCGAAGCGCTCACGGCTGATCCTGCTCTTTCTTTCTACTCGATCTTCGTAGCGCGGCCCCGAGCAATGAAAAAGCCGACAGGGCCATAGCCTCCTACGGTACGTCCTGCTCATCCACCGCCATCATCGCGCCCAAACCGCGGATGCGGCGCTGTACTTTGCGGCCGTCTTTTTCGTAGATGATGTAGGTGATGTCGTCGTCGCCGTGGACTTTGGCGAGGATGGTGTATTTGCGCAGCTCGACGGGGGTTTCGATGGACTCGTCGATAGTCCATTCGGACGGGTCGAGGATCTTGGGGGTGCGGGGGGCCGCGGGCTCGGCGTCATCTGGGTCTGGACGAACCGCCTGGGCGGAAACGTTGGCCGGGGTGTCGTCGGTTTCGGGAGCTTGGGGCTCTGTGTCGTTGCCGCTGGTGCCGCAGGCGGCGAGCAGGAAGCAGATCGCGAGTAGGATCAGGAACCTCATCTTGGCATCTCCACTTGTTGCTGTCGGAGCAGTCCGGCCGGCGCGCGGCGGAAGAATTCACGTTAGAAACTGACAGATGCTAGCAGGTTGCCGAGGAGGCCTTCGGTCGGCCGGCGATGCTCCGGTCATCGGACTTCAGAGACTCGGAGGAACCTCAAGGCCGGAAAGGAACGCGAAGAGGCTTGGCTCTCGAAGATTCTCGCCGCACCGGATCGGCAGACTTCGCCCAAGAGAGGCATCTACATGTGGTAGTGTCCGCAGCCGGAGCCCCAACATGTGGGGCTCTCGAGCGTCGGCGGCCTGACAGGGCCGCACGCGTCCGCGACGGGGGAAGCCGGTGGAATTCCGGCGCTGTCCCGCAACGGTGAAAGCCCGAGTACCCGAGGCGCTCGTTCGACCGCTGGCCCCCGCGGTAGGGGCAAGGTGGACGTGCCCGGAGCGAATCCCCGCACCCTCCAATCCCCCGCCTACACCCTGATCGGCCGCATCCGGTGGCGCTCAGCCATCGATTGCTGTGCCTGCACCTATTGATTGGAGAGCAATGACACCCACGCGAGTCGTCAAGAGGACCGGAGAGGTCGCGAGCTTCGACGCCGCTCGTATCCACCGTGCGATCTCGAAGGCGGTCGAAGCCACCGGCGAGGCACTGACGGACGACCATGTCGCCCGCGTCGTCGGCGATGTGGTGGCGGAGATCGACCGCCGCTTCGACGAGTTCTTCCCCAACGTCGAGAACATCCAGGATCTGGTGGAGAAGCACCTCGTGCTGGCTGGCCACTACCCGGTGGCCAAGGCGTACATCCTTTACCGGGCCGATCGCCAGCAGGCGCGTGAGGCGGCGCGCGAGCGGCGGGTCGAGGATGCCCGGTTGGGCAAGCTGACGGTTCGCAAACGCGATGGCCGTGTCGAGCTGCTCAATGTGCGCAAGGTGGAGCGAACCCTCGAGCATCACGGCAGCCTCGCAGAGACGGCGGTGGATGCCGACCTGCTGATCCAAGGGGTGGTTCGGGGCGTCTACGACGCGATCGACACGGACGCTCTGGAGCGGGCGATGGTCCTTGCGGCGACGGCGCTGATCGAGCGCCACCCGGACTACGATCGCCTGGCGGCGCGGCTGCTGCTGCAGCGCATCTATCGCGCCGTCTTCGGCCGCTCGCTGGCCGGCGAGGATCTCGACGGCGCCTACCGTCGCGCCTTCGTTGCCGGCATCGGGCAGGGGATCGAAGAGCAACTACTCGATCCGCGGCTGGCGGACTACGACCTCGACCTGCTGGCCGCCAGCCTGCGTCCGGAGCGCGATCGAGAGTTTCTCTACCTCGGCGTCCAGACCCTACACGACCGCTATCTGGTGCGCAGCGGCAAGCGATTGCTCGAGACGCCGCAGGCGTTCTGGATGCGGGTAGCGATGGGACTGGCGGTGGATGAAGATCATCGCGAAGAGCGAGCCCTCGAATTCTACGACCTGATGTCGCGGCTGCTGTATGTGCCCTCGACGCCGACGCTGTTCCATTCTGGGACGCCGCGGCCGCAGCTCTCGTCGTGTTATCTGACCACCGTCTCTGACGATCTGGCGCACATCTTCAAGTCACTTTCCGACAACGCCCAGCTCTCGAAATGGTCCGGCGGCCTGGGGAATGACTGGACCTCCATTCGGGCTACCGGCGCGCCGATCAAGAGCACCCATGTCGAAAGTCAGGGGGTGATTCCGTTCCTCAAAATCGCCAACGATGTGACGATGGCGATCAATCGCTCCGGCAAACGGCGCGGTGCCACCTGCGCCTACCTGGAGACCTGGCACTACGACTTCGAGGATTTCCTCGATCTGCGCCGCAACACCGGTGACGAGCGGCGTCGTACCCACGACATGAACACCGCTGCCTGGGTGCCCGACCTGTTCATGAAACGGGTTGCCGACGACGCCACCTGGACTCTTTTCTCGCCCGACGAGGTGCCCGACCTCCACGACCTTTACGGACGGCGCTTCGAGGAACGCTACCTGGAGTATGAACGGTTCGCCGAGCGCGGCGAGATCCGGCTCTCGAAGCGGGTGGAGGCGCGGGCTCTGTGGCGCCGGATGCTGACCATGCTGTTCGAGACCGGGCACCCTTGGATCACCTTCAAGGACGCCTGCAATGTGCGCTCGCCGCAGGACCACTGCGGAGTGGTGCATTCGTCGAACCTCTGCACCGAGATCACCCTCAACACCTCGCGCGAGGAGACGGCGGTGTGCAACCTCGGCTCGGTCAACCTCGCTCGGCACGTAGCCGATGGCGGGGTCGACGAGGAGGCGCTGACGCGCACCGTGGCGACGGCGATACGGATGCTCGACAATGTCGTCGACCTG
Encoded proteins:
- a CDS encoding Fur family transcriptional regulator is translated as MTNPSDHLLRANGLQVTAQRIAVLRAVSSHPHATVDELICDVREVIGAISRQSVYDTLNVLVEKNLIRRIQPAGSAARYEDRVDDNHHHLICRGCRKTFDIDCAVGSAPCLVAKDDHGFEIDEAEIIFWGYCPACREASTST
- a CDS encoding class I SAM-dependent methyltransferase, whose protein sequence is MAVRREVNRQLTGDPDQLFIARFLERLSAPAERALSVGCGTGELERGVANLGAARQVEGVDVSAASLAEARRQAEVEGLADRVTYHQASAGDWLGRCAPGSYGLIFFHGSLHHIEDLEVVLAGAARALAGASPGLLYVDEYVGPSRDEWRDEHLAAARRLFERIPKRLRRTPAVWPPIAMEDPTEMVRSSEIPELLRERFEVLEEHPYGGPALLPLVSAIRGSALEHPEVAPVLREALTADPALSFYSIFVARPRAMKKPTGP
- a CDS encoding ribonucleoside-diphosphate reductase subunit alpha; the protein is MTPTRVVKRTGEVASFDAARIHRAISKAVEATGEALTDDHVARVVGDVVAEIDRRFDEFFPNVENIQDLVEKHLVLAGHYPVAKAYILYRADRQQAREAARERRVEDARLGKLTVRKRDGRVELLNVRKVERTLEHHGSLAETAVDADLLIQGVVRGVYDAIDTDALERAMVLAATALIERHPDYDRLAARLLLQRIYRAVFGRSLAGEDLDGAYRRAFVAGIGQGIEEQLLDPRLADYDLDLLAASLRPERDREFLYLGVQTLHDRYLVRSGKRLLETPQAFWMRVAMGLAVDEDHREERALEFYDLMSRLLYVPSTPTLFHSGTPRPQLSSCYLTTVSDDLAHIFKSLSDNAQLSKWSGGLGNDWTSIRATGAPIKSTHVESQGVIPFLKIANDVTMAINRSGKRRGATCAYLETWHYDFEDFLDLRRNTGDERRRTHDMNTAAWVPDLFMKRVADDATWTLFSPDEVPDLHDLYGRRFEERYLEYERFAERGEIRLSKRVEARALWRRMLTMLFETGHPWITFKDACNVRSPQDHCGVVHSSNLCTEITLNTSREETAVCNLGSVNLARHVADGGVDEEALTRTVATAIRMLDNVVDLNFYPTPEAKASNLRHRPVGLGVMGFQDVLFQLDLPFESEAALELADRIQESISYQAILASSRLAAERGAYPSCPGSKWDRGILPLDTLDLLAAERGVPIEVSRSSHLDWTAVREQLATHGMRNSNVMAVAPTATISNIAGCFPCIEPIFKNLYVKANISGEFTVVNRYLVEELEGLGLWSEDLLERLKAYDGDLSRLPEIPDTLREKYREAFAMDPLRLLRITAVRGKWIDQSQSHNVFLRGTSGKLLDEIYSTAWRLGLKTTYYLRTLAASQIEKSTVDAGRYGFTQKRAEAPEVAAAIAPTAPADNLCRIDDPECEACQ